The genomic segment TATATATCTGTACTAAGCTGATTTTGAATGTTCATATCTCTCCTATTCCATGTATATTTTTGACTAAATTATTTATTGTAAGGATTGATTTCTCATGAAACTTTTGAAACAACGTAGCATATTAAAAACTCTCTTTATCCCATATACCATATTATTTATAATTATCTTTAATTTTCTTATGTTTTATTTTGTAATGAATGAATCTACTAAAATTAAAACAAATGCTCTTACAACTCTTAATAGTAATATAAAAAATATTAATAACAATTTAGATGTTGAGATTAATTCTTTAGATACTCTATCTCAAAATATCATCTATTCTAATTTAATCAAGGATCATTTTATTAAATATATAAATTATAATTCTGAATCTTTGTCCAATCTATCTGAACACCAAAAAATTGATAATATTCAGAACACAAAAATTTTATATGATTTATTGGTCACAATGATGGGACCTAACCATCCTATAGATCAGATTTATCTTTATGATTTGCATAATCTTGAATTAGGAGTTGGTTTAGATAATTCCTCTTCCTATATTTCAGTGAATAACAAGGCATGGTATGATGATGTTTTATCTTCTAAAGGCGATAAGGTTATTTACTTTAATAAAGATGATCGACTAGGCAAATATTCACCTTATGAGGAAGGTCAGTATTTCCTTTCATTATATCGCGTTTACTATAATACTCTTAATGTTCCACAAGGAATTATTGAAGTTAAAAAGTCATTTAAAAATATTTTTACTATTATTAAAGATTTTAATAATGCTTATGGCAGTAATGTTTATATTTATTATAAAAATGGACAACTAATATATCCTATAGATCAAAGTTCATCTACAACTAATTATTATAATCTTATCTCTACTAATGTCGATAAAAATATAAGCAATAATTTATTTAAATATAAAAATGAATATGTATTATTTGATACCTCTTCATATAGTGATTTCACTATTGTGGCAACAATAGACAACTCAAAACTCATGTCTCCCATTTATGAATATATCAAAACAAATGTAGTGCTATCGTTATTAATTACCTTTGCTACTGCAACATTATCTTATTTTATTGCAAAAATTATTACCACCCCATTGAATAAAATATATAATCAAGTTAGAGGTTTTCAGATAACTGACGATGCATCTACTAATTTTAAAGAAATAGATACACATATTACTGAATTAAATACTTTATTCAAAGCCTTTTTAAAAATGCAGCAAAAAGCAAAAAAAGCAATGACAAATGAATTAATTCTTCAAAATCGTGAAATGCAGTCAAAAATGTTGGCTCTTCAATCACAGATGAATCCACATTTTCTATACAATGCCCTGTCAACCATCCAAGCTATGGCTGATGAACAAATGAATGAAGAAATAATAATAATGTGCCAAAGCATTTCAAGAATATTAAGATATATTTCATCAGACAGTGAACAATTAGTTAGTTTAACCGATGAAATAGCTCATACCATTGATTATCTTCAGTGTATGCAGATTCGCTATGATAACGATTTAACGTATACCCTAAACATTCCTGATGAGATGCAAAACATTAAAATCCCAAAACTTTGTTTGCAGCTCATTGTAGAAAATGCAGTAAAATTTACTACAAAAACTGAGCTGCCTTGGCATATTGATATTACCGGTTATGTAACTGATACTCACTGGGAAATGCAAATTAAAGATAGCGGAAGTGGATTTGCAGAAGACAATTTAAAACAATTGCAAGAAAAGATAGATTCAATCAACGCAAATGGAGTTCTTCCAAACTTAGAATTAAACGGAATGGGTCTTATGAATATTTATATTCGCTTTAAAATTTTATACAATGGAAAACAAATTTTTAGATTAATCAATAACACTCCAAATGGGGCGACTGTTATTATGGGAGGGATTAAATTATGACAAATAAGATTACTTTTTCTGCTATTGTTGTAGAGGATGAGAGATTAATTGCTAAAAACATAATTAAAAACATATATAGAGCTAATGAGAGCTTTGAAGTCGTAGGAACTGCTAGTAATGGTAAAGAAGCATTAGAACTAATAGAATCCTTTCTTCCAAACATTGTACTCACTGATATTTGCATGCCAGTAATGGATGGCCTTGAGCTCTCCAAGTTTATTTTCGAAAAATATCCTTTTATCCATTGTGTAATAATTAGTGGACATAGTGATTTTTCCTATGCTAAAACTGCCATAAGATATGGGGTGTCCGACTATTTATTGAAACCTATTAATCTTGGCGAATTAACTA from the Clostridium beijerinckii genome contains:
- a CDS encoding sensor histidine kinase, with amino-acid sequence MKLLKQRSILKTLFIPYTILFIIIFNFLMFYFVMNESTKIKTNALTTLNSNIKNINNNLDVEINSLDTLSQNIIYSNLIKDHFIKYINYNSESLSNLSEHQKIDNIQNTKILYDLLVTMMGPNHPIDQIYLYDLHNLELGVGLDNSSSYISVNNKAWYDDVLSSKGDKVIYFNKDDRLGKYSPYEEGQYFLSLYRVYYNTLNVPQGIIEVKKSFKNIFTIIKDFNNAYGSNVYIYYKNGQLIYPIDQSSSTTNYYNLISTNVDKNISNNLFKYKNEYVLFDTSSYSDFTIVATIDNSKLMSPIYEYIKTNVVLSLLITFATATLSYFIAKIITTPLNKIYNQVRGFQITDDASTNFKEIDTHITELNTLFKAFLKMQQKAKKAMTNELILQNREMQSKMLALQSQMNPHFLYNALSTIQAMADEQMNEEIIIMCQSISRILRYISSDSEQLVSLTDEIAHTIDYLQCMQIRYDNDLTYTLNIPDEMQNIKIPKLCLQLIVENAVKFTTKTELPWHIDITGYVTDTHWEMQIKDSGSGFAEDNLKQLQEKIDSINANGVLPNLELNGMGLMNIYIRFKILYNGKQIFRLINNTPNGATVIMGGIKL